In one Sesamum indicum cultivar Zhongzhi No. 13 linkage group LG12, S_indicum_v1.0, whole genome shotgun sequence genomic region, the following are encoded:
- the LOC105175181 gene encoding E3 ubiquitin-protein ligase RGLG4: MGNRLFRSSKGSSSDSSVVAGRGASSRIPGPTRSISYSVINKPLDGLPQRNWNHPSSTANYSDTKNTTGSAGGMTSASSGVDKKKKYGFIPDNFTSVDQVTAALRESGLESSNLILGIDFTKSNEWTGKVSFSNRSLHAVGNTPNPYEKAISIIGKTLAPFDEDNLIPCFGFGDATTHDQEVFSFHSDHSPCNGFEEVLACYRRIVPNLRLSGPTSYGPVVDAAVDIVERSGGQYYVLVIIADGQVTRSVNTSDAELSPQEEKTINSIVNASLYPLSIILVGVGDGPWEDMKKFDDKIPARDLDNFQFVNFTDIMSKHTSSSAKEAAFALAALMEIPIQYRAAKEFGLLGRVTGKAKKIVPRPPPVPYARQAGFPSREPSSVSAAMQDERHQVCPVCLINGKDMAFGCGHMTCRECSPRLSECPICRQRITSRLRLYT; this comes from the exons ATGGGAAATCGGTTGTTTCGGTCTAGCAAGGGCAGCAGTAGTGATAGCAGCGTGGTTGCAGGGAGAGGTGCGAGTTCGAGAATTCCTGGTCCGACGAGATCAATTTCATATTCGGTTATCAATAAACCGCTGGATGGACTGCCGCAGAGAAATTGGAATCATCCTTCTTCTACGGCTAATTACAGTGACACCAAGAACACTACAGGGAGTGCAGGAGGCATGACTTCCGCTAGCAGCGGTGTCgataagaagaaaaagtacGGATTCATCCCCGATAATTTCACGTCTGTCGACCAG GTCACTGCGGCCTTAAGAGAATCTGGTCTAGAGTCATCAAATCTAATTCTTGGAATTGATTTTACTAAAAGTAATGAATGGACAG GCAAAGTTTCATTCAGCAACCGTAGCCTGCACGCAGTTGGTAATACACCTAATCCATATGAAAAGGCTATATCCATCATCGGGAAGACTTTGGCCCCATTTGATGAAGATAATTTGATTCCTTGTTTTGGGTTTGGTGATG CTACTACACATGATCAGGAAGTGTTTAGCTTTCACAGCGACCACTCCCCTTGCAATGGCTTTGAAGAGGTTTTGGCCTGCTACAGACGAATAGTTCCAAATTTACGATTATCCG GGCCAACATCTTATGGTCCGGTAGTGGATGCTGCAGTAGATATAGTGGAGAGAAGTGGAGGACAATACTATGTTTTGGTGATCATAGCTGATGGCCAG GTTACAAGAAGTGTCAATACGAGTGATGCAGAACTCAGCCCGCAAGAAGAGAAAACAATAAACTCTATAGTCAATGCTAG TTTGTATCCTCTCTCAATTATTCTTGTTGGAGTTGGTGATGGACCCTGGGaagatatgaaaaaatttgatgacaAGATCCCTGCTCGTGACTTAGACAATTTTCAG TTTGTTAATTTTACTGATATCATGTCCAAGCACACATCATCTTCTGCAAAAGAGGCTGCTTTTGCTCTTGCTGCATTGATGGAGATACCCATCCAGTATAGAGCGGCTAAAGAATTTGGTCTGCTAGG ACGAGTGACTGGTAAAGCAAAGAAAATAGTTCCTAGGCCACCTCCAGTACCATATGCTCGCCAAGCAGGATTTCCATCCCGAGAACCCAGCAGCGTCTCAGCAGCTATGCAAGACGAGCGACATCAG GTCTGTCCAGTTTGCTTAATCAATGGGAAAGACATGGCCTTTGGCTGTGGACACATG ACTTGCAGAGAATGCAGCCCAAGATTGTCCGAGTGTCCTATTTGTCGGCAACGTATCACAAGTCGGCTCAGGCTATATACTTGA